One Desulforhopalus sp. DNA segment encodes these proteins:
- a CDS encoding transglycosylase domain-containing protein: MTSPPEELNIPIDGRPRHRIFPPSRTPIRTSGDGSSRQPEDIAIDRPDQTLPGRKGEKTPKSPSRRRVGPDKPRRWWPLLLFFTFIIALACSAAIYYETQTSTLQAKYISAFAAKLNYQTAKGPSDSIVFPKKGPYDLRLGYVQLPAMAEKLKQKGMEIVSQVRVSDELRAYATYGFNIPYSEKSQAGLHILDATEQTMYRMTNPKRVYADFAAIPQPVVQALLFIENRDLLSDKYPKVNPAVDWGRFSKAVMVKTGELVNINLPSMGGSTLATQTEKFRHSDSGITSSITDKLYQMASASVRAYRGGEDTSAFRKQLVLDYVNSVPLSAAPGAGEVIGLGDGLFVWYGAEFAELNRLLQLKNATGTALEQQAKALKQVISLMIAHRRPSFYLVKGHSELALLSNSYARLLAQGGFIEPALSEAVQTQPLVFRNFSANSAAPQVEINKGVNVVRNRLSSLFDASLYDLDRMDMTVNATLNSKLQEEVSWYLKTLEMPTGAEAMGLVGKYLLAPDQAAALAYSFTLFECTPAGNVVRVQTDTTETPFDINEGSKLELGSTAKLRTLVTYLEIIAELYGEVAKLSPEQLDEFAEQRPDVLSTWVCDQLREDPMLPLRTLLRLAMERTYSANPEEQFFTGGGLHVFGNFRKEDDSRVVTVTEALQNSINLPFVRIMRDIVSATRSAQWENNRKVLVDDKDPRRKEVLDKFIDTESRVFLGRFWKKYQGQNSQERLETLLSGMHPTPLRLAIIHRHLFPKADEATFVRFIKEELPGAEAATESKLSTMYEKYKPGAYNLKDLGYLAALHPLELWLLDYLQQPGVKSQKDAMEKSAEVRREVYGWLLRTKAKNARDSRVRIVLEIDAFSDIHRRWANLGYPFEQLVPSLATALGSSGDRPAALAELIGILLNNGKRYPTHRFTRVEFAKDTPYETIVEPPPPQPQQVLNPDVARIVKETMGKVVSEGTARRLLNSFQQADGSPLPIGGKTGTGDNRIFSSGTAGAKTSSKALNRTATFVFYLGDRHFGVLTAFVSGKSATAFSFTSALPLQVLKGMVPVILPYINETNKQNQIGQVGFPIKPSRPDSANQSSLPLKWPPR; the protein is encoded by the coding sequence GTGACCAGCCCTCCCGAAGAACTCAACATACCGATAGACGGCCGCCCCCGCCATCGGATCTTCCCACCATCGAGGACGCCGATCAGAACCTCTGGTGACGGCTCATCACGGCAACCGGAAGACATCGCCATCGACCGTCCGGACCAGACGCTGCCCGGCCGAAAAGGCGAAAAGACGCCAAAGTCCCCTAGCCGGCGCCGGGTGGGGCCGGACAAACCACGGCGCTGGTGGCCCTTGCTGCTGTTTTTCACCTTCATCATTGCCCTGGCCTGCTCTGCCGCGATCTACTACGAAACCCAGACCTCTACCCTGCAGGCCAAATACATCAGCGCCTTTGCGGCAAAGCTCAACTACCAGACGGCGAAAGGCCCGAGTGACTCCATCGTTTTCCCGAAGAAAGGCCCTTACGACCTCCGCCTCGGCTACGTTCAGTTGCCGGCGATGGCCGAAAAACTCAAGCAAAAGGGCATGGAAATAGTCAGCCAGGTCAGGGTCAGTGACGAGCTGCGCGCCTACGCCACCTATGGTTTCAACATCCCCTACAGCGAAAAAAGCCAGGCCGGCCTGCATATCCTTGATGCAACCGAGCAGACGATGTACCGGATGACCAACCCGAAACGGGTCTATGCCGATTTTGCCGCCATCCCTCAGCCGGTGGTCCAGGCCCTGCTCTTTATTGAAAACCGCGACCTGCTGTCCGATAAATATCCAAAGGTCAACCCCGCCGTCGACTGGGGCCGGTTTTCCAAGGCGGTCATGGTGAAGACCGGCGAGCTGGTCAATATCAACCTGCCCTCCATGGGCGGCAGCACGCTCGCTACCCAGACCGAGAAATTCCGCCATTCCGACAGCGGCATCACCTCGTCAATCACCGACAAACTCTACCAGATGGCCTCGGCCAGCGTCCGCGCCTACCGGGGCGGCGAGGACACCTCGGCCTTCCGCAAGCAACTGGTTCTCGACTATGTCAACTCCGTGCCGCTATCGGCCGCGCCCGGCGCCGGCGAGGTGATTGGCCTGGGCGATGGTCTCTTCGTCTGGTACGGCGCCGAGTTTGCCGAGCTGAACCGCCTCCTCCAGCTGAAAAATGCCACGGGGACCGCCCTTGAACAGCAGGCCAAGGCCCTCAAGCAGGTGATCAGCCTGATGATCGCCCATCGCCGCCCATCCTTTTACCTCGTCAAGGGCCACAGCGAACTGGCGCTGCTCAGCAACAGCTACGCACGGCTCCTGGCCCAGGGTGGTTTTATCGAACCGGCCCTCAGCGAGGCGGTGCAGACCCAGCCACTGGTCTTCCGCAATTTCTCGGCCAACTCGGCGGCGCCACAGGTGGAGATCAATAAAGGGGTCAACGTCGTCCGCAACCGCCTCAGCAGCCTCTTCGACGCCTCCCTCTACGATCTTGACCGGATGGACATGACGGTGAACGCCACCCTCAACAGCAAATTGCAGGAGGAGGTCAGCTGGTACCTCAAGACCCTTGAGATGCCCACTGGCGCCGAGGCCATGGGCCTGGTCGGCAAATACCTGCTGGCCCCGGACCAGGCGGCAGCCCTCGCCTACAGCTTTACCCTCTTTGAGTGCACCCCGGCCGGTAATGTGGTGCGGGTGCAGACCGACACCACGGAAACGCCTTTTGACATCAACGAGGGCAGCAAGCTGGAACTCGGTTCCACCGCCAAGCTGCGCACCCTGGTCACCTACCTGGAAATCATCGCCGAACTGTATGGAGAGGTCGCCAAGCTCAGCCCGGAACAGCTCGATGAATTCGCCGAGCAGCGTCCAGATGTACTCTCCACCTGGGTCTGCGATCAGCTCCGGGAAGATCCGATGCTGCCGCTCCGTACCCTCTTGCGGCTGGCCATGGAGCGTACCTACTCGGCCAACCCGGAGGAACAATTCTTCACCGGCGGCGGCCTGCACGTCTTCGGCAACTTCCGCAAGGAGGACGACAGCCGCGTCGTCACCGTCACCGAGGCCCTGCAGAACTCCATCAACCTGCCCTTCGTGCGAATCATGCGCGACATCGTCAGCGCCACCCGCTCCGCCCAATGGGAAAACAACCGCAAGGTCCTCGTTGACGACAAGGACCCGCGGCGTAAGGAGGTGCTCGACAAATTCATCGACACCGAAAGCCGGGTCTTTCTTGGCCGCTTTTGGAAAAAATACCAGGGCCAGAATTCCCAGGAGCGTCTCGAAACCCTCCTGTCCGGGATGCACCCGACACCATTGCGCCTGGCCATCATCCACCGCCACCTCTTCCCCAAGGCCGATGAGGCAACCTTTGTCCGTTTTATCAAGGAGGAACTGCCCGGTGCCGAGGCGGCCACCGAGTCCAAGTTGTCGACAATGTACGAGAAATACAAGCCAGGAGCCTACAATCTCAAGGATCTCGGCTACCTGGCAGCCCTCCATCCCCTGGAGCTCTGGCTCCTGGATTACCTGCAACAACCCGGGGTAAAATCCCAGAAGGACGCCATGGAAAAGAGTGCCGAGGTCCGCCGCGAGGTCTACGGCTGGCTGCTACGCACCAAGGCCAAAAACGCCAGGGATTCGCGGGTGCGGATCGTCCTTGAGATCGACGCCTTCTCCGATATCCACAGACGCTGGGCCAACCTCGGCTATCCCTTTGAGCAACTGGTGCCGTCGCTGGCCACCGCCCTCGGCAGCTCCGGCGACCGGCCGGCGGCGCTGGCCGAATTGATCGGCATCCTCCTCAACAACGGCAAACGCTATCCCACCCACCGTTTCACCAGGGTGGAGTTCGCCAAAGACACCCCCTATGAGACCATCGTCGAGCCACCGCCGCCGCAACCGCAGCAGGTGCTCAACCCCGATGTGGCGCGGATCGTCAAGGAAACCATGGGCAAGGTGGTCAGCGAAGGCACCGCCAGGCGGCTGTTGAACAGCTTCCAGCAGGCGGACGGCAGCCCCTTGCCGATCGGCGGCAAAACCGGCACCGGCGACAACCGCATCTTCTCCTCCGGCACCGCCGGGGCGAAGACCTCATCAAAGGCCTTAAACCGCACCGCGACCTTTGTCTTCTACCTCGGCGACCGCCATTTCGGGGTACTCACCGCCTTTGTCAGCGGCAAATCGGCCACCGCTTTCAGCTTTACCTCCGCCCTGCCCCTCCAGGTCCTGAAGGGCATGGTGCCGGTCATCCTCCCCTATATCAACGAGACCAACAAACAAAACCAAATCGGCCAGGTGGGTTTCCCCATCAAGCCGAGTCGGCCGGACAGCGCAAACCAATCAAGCCTGCCTCTCAAGTGGCCGCCGCGCTGA
- a CDS encoding glutamine synthetase III: MSGIQARLNAISAIISYKPSQTPLNFSESKPTDVFGSNVFNDKVMKERLPKHVYKSLKNTITFGEKLDATVADVVANAMKDWAIEKGATHFTHVFYPLTGMTAEKHDAFLVPDGDGGAVAEFSGKMLIQGEPDASSFPSGGLRATFEARGYTAWDVTSPAYILENPNGTFLCIPTAFVSWTGEALDKKTPLLRSLQALNTQAKRVLKLFGVTTKLPITAYAGPEQEYFLIDRNFFFSRPDLLLAGRTLFGAPSAKGQEFEDQYFGVIPRRVLSFMMEVENELFKLGVPVKTRHNEVAPSQFEIAPIYEQGNLAADHNQLVMTTLRTVAKRYGMMCLLHEKPFAGINGSGKHLNYSIGNAELGCLFDPGATPHANAQFLLFCAAAIRALHKYGPLLRATVASASNDHRLGANEAPPAIMSAYLGEQLTDVFEQIKKGEVKSSKQKGVMNIGVDTLPPLPMDPGDRNRTSPFAFTGNRFEFRAVGSSHSIAGAQVALNTMMAESLDFVATELEKLGKVNKTQFNEGVQKVLQDIMKKHDAVIFNGDGYSEAWHKEAKKRGLANLKTTPEALPVLSAKETIELFTKYGVLTEAELKSRQEIYLEQYVKTVTTEANLVIRMARTIIFPAAMRYQGQLAETCNSLKIIGHDFKMFTLEDVTTKLRAMQAEVDKLEKLMAHEGGDTLAHAKFMCDKVLPSMKTVRGYADALETVVADDLWPLPSYQEMLFIR, encoded by the coding sequence ATGAGTGGAATCCAAGCCCGTCTGAACGCCATTTCGGCAATCATCAGCTACAAGCCATCCCAAACCCCGTTGAACTTCAGCGAAAGCAAGCCCACTGACGTGTTTGGATCCAACGTCTTTAACGACAAGGTCATGAAGGAACGTCTTCCCAAGCATGTATATAAATCACTGAAAAACACCATCACCTTCGGCGAAAAACTTGACGCAACCGTCGCTGACGTGGTGGCCAATGCCATGAAGGACTGGGCCATCGAGAAGGGCGCAACCCATTTCACCCACGTCTTTTACCCGCTGACCGGCATGACCGCCGAGAAACACGATGCCTTTTTAGTGCCGGACGGTGACGGCGGCGCTGTCGCCGAATTCTCCGGAAAGATGCTCATCCAGGGCGAGCCCGATGCCTCTTCGTTCCCCTCCGGCGGCCTGCGTGCCACCTTCGAGGCCCGTGGCTACACCGCCTGGGATGTCACCAGCCCGGCATATATCCTTGAAAACCCGAACGGTACCTTTTTGTGTATCCCCACCGCCTTCGTTTCCTGGACTGGCGAGGCCCTCGACAAGAAAACCCCGCTGCTGCGCTCACTGCAGGCCCTGAACACCCAGGCCAAGCGCGTCCTGAAGCTGTTTGGCGTCACCACCAAACTTCCCATCACCGCCTATGCCGGCCCCGAGCAGGAATACTTCCTCATCGACCGTAACTTCTTCTTCTCCCGCCCCGATCTCCTCTTGGCCGGCCGCACCTTGTTCGGTGCCCCGTCCGCCAAGGGCCAGGAGTTTGAGGACCAGTATTTCGGCGTCATTCCCCGCCGGGTCCTTTCTTTTATGATGGAAGTGGAAAACGAACTCTTTAAGCTCGGTGTACCGGTGAAGACCCGTCACAACGAGGTGGCCCCCAGCCAGTTCGAGATCGCCCCCATCTATGAGCAGGGCAACCTCGCCGCCGATCATAACCAACTGGTTATGACCACCCTGCGCACCGTCGCCAAGCGCTACGGCATGATGTGCCTGCTGCACGAGAAGCCATTCGCCGGCATCAACGGCTCCGGCAAGCACCTGAACTATTCCATCGGCAACGCCGAGCTGGGCTGCCTCTTCGATCCGGGCGCCACCCCACATGCCAACGCCCAGTTCCTGCTGTTCTGTGCCGCCGCCATCCGCGCCCTGCACAAGTACGGCCCACTGCTGCGGGCCACCGTCGCCTCCGCCTCCAATGATCATCGTCTCGGTGCCAATGAGGCCCCCCCGGCCATCATGAGCGCTTATCTCGGCGAACAACTCACCGATGTCTTCGAGCAGATCAAGAAGGGCGAGGTGAAGAGTTCCAAGCAGAAGGGCGTGATGAATATCGGCGTCGACACCCTGCCGCCGCTGCCGATGGATCCGGGCGACCGTAACCGCACCAGCCCCTTTGCCTTTACCGGCAACCGCTTTGAGTTCCGCGCCGTCGGCTCCTCGCATTCGATTGCCGGTGCGCAGGTTGCCCTGAACACCATGATGGCCGAGTCCCTCGACTTCGTGGCAACCGAGCTGGAAAAACTCGGCAAGGTAAACAAAACCCAGTTCAATGAGGGTGTCCAGAAGGTTCTGCAGGACATCATGAAGAAGCACGACGCGGTCATCTTCAATGGCGACGGCTACTCCGAGGCATGGCACAAAGAGGCCAAGAAACGCGGTTTGGCAAACCTGAAAACTACCCCGGAAGCCTTACCGGTATTGTCCGCCAAGGAAACCATCGAGCTGTTCACCAAATACGGCGTCCTCACCGAGGCCGAGCTCAAGTCCCGCCAGGAGATCTATCTTGAACAGTATGTGAAGACCGTGACCACCGAAGCCAATCTGGTGATCCGCATGGCTCGCACCATCATCTTCCCGGCGGCAATGCGCTACCAGGGCCAGCTTGCCGAGACCTGCAACAGCCTCAAGATCATCGGTCACGACTTCAAGATGTTTACTCTGGAAGACGTCACCACCAAGCTGCGCGCCATGCAGGCCGAGGTGGATAAACTTGAAAAACTGATGGCCCACGAGGGTGGAGACACCCTGGCTCATGCCAAGTTCATGTGCGACAAGGTGCTGCCGTCAATGAAGACCGTCCGCGGCTATGCCGATGCCCTGGAAACCGTTGTCGCCGACGATCTCTGGCCGCTGCCCTCCTACCAGGAGATGCTGTTCATCCGTTAA
- a CDS encoding DUF2860 domain-containing protein: protein MKKLYLAVSILPLFYCVTPVVAAETKASGFSGNIGMGLFMVNTADNLDPKGSEKRLTDLNGAADMETEVMPFVLPSMTYTFDGGTRVFFKGDPGNEEFGGFALSLGAALPVATLGIFEAAAIYSPFERAWQNPYALGVGRDSTSVAKVGAKIGFTAILGSPLGLSAVYMNDDTEDDLLAGLFPDLARDGEVFGITCGYTFLRAKTFDLRGELSYLSGNYEGDSNSFQKGRMTVQGRYTIDRLSFLPKITYSYTEYDKEDPVFAKTRETNGYGGTMMISYAAPFGLEGWAAQGLVGYSRGDGSITFYDTEKLTTGLFMTYRF from the coding sequence ATGAAAAAGTTGTATCTTGCCGTGTCCATCCTGCCTTTATTCTACTGTGTCACTCCGGTTGTGGCTGCTGAAACCAAAGCATCGGGGTTTTCCGGAAACATCGGTATGGGCCTGTTCATGGTCAACACCGCCGACAATCTCGACCCGAAAGGATCGGAGAAGCGCTTGACCGACCTGAATGGAGCGGCTGACATGGAAACCGAAGTCATGCCTTTTGTACTGCCCTCTATGACCTATACCTTTGACGGCGGCACCAGGGTCTTCTTCAAAGGCGATCCGGGTAATGAGGAATTCGGTGGTTTTGCCCTAAGCCTCGGGGCAGCCCTGCCGGTAGCCACTCTTGGCATCTTTGAGGCTGCCGCCATATACTCCCCCTTTGAACGCGCCTGGCAGAACCCCTATGCCCTGGGTGTCGGTAGAGATTCCACCTCGGTCGCAAAGGTAGGGGCAAAGATCGGGTTCACCGCCATTCTCGGTTCGCCTCTTGGACTTTCCGCGGTCTACATGAACGACGATACCGAGGATGATCTGCTTGCCGGTCTCTTTCCCGATCTTGCCCGCGATGGCGAGGTCTTTGGCATCACCTGTGGCTACACCTTCCTTCGCGCAAAAACCTTCGATCTCCGTGGCGAATTGTCCTATCTCTCCGGGAACTACGAAGGAGACAGTAACTCCTTCCAAAAAGGCAGAATGACGGTACAGGGCCGATACACCATAGACCGGCTCTCTTTCCTGCCAAAGATTACCTACAGCTATACAGAGTATGACAAAGAGGACCCGGTCTTTGCCAAGACCAGGGAAACCAATGGCTACGGAGGCACAATGATGATCAGCTACGCCGCCCCCTTCGGCCTTGAAGGGTGGGCGGCGCAAGGCCTCGTCGGCTATTCCCGGGGTGACGGTAGCATTACCTTTTATGACACCGAGAAATTGACCACCGGACTGTTCATGACCTATCGATTTTAA
- a CDS encoding TetR/AcrR family transcriptional regulator, with amino-acid sequence MVRITKKPEERREEIVEAARVLFLHKGYDSTTMKDIMTHLGIAKGTIYHYFASKEELLEAVLDCMVAGMLNKMHLLHQSSTGDALSRMRFFIERSASDDHDPEVIERLHQPGNTGMHLRLLAKMITSQAPLYAALIKQGCDEGIFKTDTPLESAEFLLAASQFLTDLGIYPWPQPVLLRRINALPALIEAQLAARPGSFDFIKDLLATRRIAPD; translated from the coding sequence ATGGTCCGAATAACCAAAAAGCCGGAGGAACGGCGCGAGGAGATTGTCGAGGCGGCAAGGGTCCTTTTTCTGCACAAAGGCTACGACAGCACCACGATGAAAGATATCATGACCCACCTCGGCATCGCCAAAGGGACCATCTATCATTATTTTGCCTCAAAGGAGGAGTTGCTGGAAGCCGTGCTGGATTGCATGGTGGCCGGTATGCTGAATAAAATGCACCTCCTGCACCAGTCCTCGACGGGCGATGCCTTGTCCCGCATGCGCTTTTTCATTGAACGAAGCGCAAGCGACGACCATGACCCCGAGGTCATCGAACGATTGCACCAGCCGGGAAACACCGGTATGCATCTCCGCCTGCTCGCCAAAATGATCACCAGTCAGGCACCGCTTTATGCGGCATTGATAAAGCAGGGATGCGACGAAGGAATATTTAAAACCGACACGCCGCTTGAGTCCGCCGAATTTCTTCTTGCCGCCAGCCAATTCCTCACCGATCTTGGGATATATCCCTGGCCGCAACCAGTCCTGCTTCGCCGGATCAATGCCCTGCCAGCCCTGATTGAGGCGCAACTGGCGGCCAGACCGGGCAGTTTTGACTTCATCAAGGACCTGCTGGCCACCCGCAGAATCGCCCCCGATTGA
- a CDS encoding TetR/AcrR family transcriptional regulator, translated as MESRIQINRLERARILIAARRLFQRQGFEATTWKDLSDTLHAPEHELLCHFQSLDDLLEAVWSE; from the coding sequence ATGGAAAGCAGAATACAGATCAATCGCCTGGAACGGGCCCGCATTCTGATTGCGGCCCGCCGGCTGTTTCAACGGCAAGGCTTCGAAGCCACTACCTGGAAAGATCTCTCGGATACCTTGCACGCTCCGGAGCACGAATTACTCTGCCATTTCCAATCCCTCGATGACCTGCTTGAGGCCGTATGGTCCGAATAA
- the msrB gene encoding peptide-methionine (R)-S-oxide reductase MsrB, whose translation MKTYILILLILTGTAMATTIADQLIRPVAATVPQSQTGGELARAMFAGGCFWCMEKPFEQLDGVVSVVSGYTGGTSKTPTYENYVNGGHIEVVEITYDPKKTSYRQLLDVFWQQVDPTDGGGQFVDRGHAYSTAIFYTTDEERRLAEASKADLAAKGIFKGPLVTPVLPYTTFYPAEEYHQDYYKKNPVRYSFYRSRSGRDDFLKSIDWSKNTMDRQAGKDDLKKRLTALQYQVTQENGTEPPFNNQYWDNKEAGIYVDIVSNEPLFSSLDKYDSGTGWPSFTRPLVEDNIVTKEDRHLFSVRTEVRSKKGDSHLGHVFDDGPAPTKLRYCMNSAALRFIPVADLEKEGLGEFSKLFAR comes from the coding sequence ATGAAAACATATATACTCATCCTGCTGATTCTGACAGGAACTGCGATGGCGACGACAATCGCCGATCAATTAATCAGACCGGTTGCGGCAACCGTGCCACAATCGCAAACCGGCGGAGAGCTGGCCAGGGCAATGTTTGCCGGCGGCTGCTTCTGGTGTATGGAAAAACCCTTTGAACAGCTGGATGGGGTTGTATCAGTGGTCTCCGGCTACACCGGCGGCACATCGAAAACTCCGACCTACGAAAACTACGTTAACGGCGGACATATCGAAGTGGTTGAAATCACATACGACCCTAAAAAAACCAGCTACCGGCAACTCCTTGACGTATTTTGGCAACAGGTGGATCCGACCGATGGCGGAGGCCAGTTCGTTGACCGGGGGCATGCATATTCGACTGCCATTTTCTACACTACCGATGAGGAGCGACGCTTGGCCGAGGCATCAAAGGCAGATCTTGCTGCCAAGGGGATTTTCAAGGGCCCGCTGGTCACCCCGGTCCTGCCATACACCACCTTCTATCCTGCCGAGGAATATCACCAGGATTATTACAAAAAGAATCCGGTACGCTATTCATTTTATCGAAGCCGTTCGGGCAGGGATGACTTTCTTAAAAGCATTGACTGGAGTAAAAACACCATGGACAGACAAGCTGGCAAAGACGACTTGAAAAAACGCCTGACCGCCTTGCAATACCAGGTGACGCAGGAAAACGGCACGGAGCCACCCTTTAATAATCAGTATTGGGACAATAAGGAGGCGGGAATCTACGTTGATATCGTCTCAAACGAACCGCTTTTCAGCTCACTCGACAAATATGACTCGGGCACCGGATGGCCGAGTTTTACCCGACCACTGGTTGAGGACAATATAGTAACGAAGGAAGATCGGCATCTGTTCTCGGTGCGGACCGAGGTGCGCAGCAAAAAAGGCGACTCCCATCTCGGCCATGTCTTCGACGACGGACCGGCACCGACAAAACTCAGATACTGCATGAATTCGGCGGCACTGCGTTTCATTCCCGTGGCCGACCTGGAGAAGGAAGGACTCGGGGAGTTCAGCAAATTATTTGCCCGCTAA
- a CDS encoding ATP-binding protein, translated as MQNRLLWKLLLTNILPVIAVIFLVVWLAIDKLAAQYFMELMKIYDVSPNDIHQMFLTSIHQYLVWAAIAAFGMAFVLSYLLTRRVLRPLSQMTAITREVAAGNFSLRAEITTSDEVGQLGVAFNNMADRLGKIEQLRKAMVADVAHELRTPLTNLRGYLEALNDGILPPSPETLQMLQQENLRLVHLVDNLQQLARADAARAYLKREEILLTGLVSQMTELHLPNFQKKNISISIAGSDGTTVSADRDKLLQALQNLLDNCCKYTPANGRVQISISRVKDGIKVDFCNSGPGIAPADLPFIFERFFRADRSRSRDAGGAGIGLAITKELIEAHGGAVGATSSHDETHIWFTLPA; from the coding sequence ATGCAGAACCGCCTGCTCTGGAAACTGCTGCTGACCAACATCCTCCCGGTAATCGCCGTCATCTTCCTTGTGGTCTGGCTGGCCATAGACAAACTTGCCGCCCAATATTTCATGGAATTGATGAAGATCTATGATGTCTCACCCAACGACATCCATCAGATGTTTTTGACCTCCATTCATCAATACCTGGTGTGGGCCGCTATCGCCGCCTTTGGCATGGCCTTCGTCCTCAGCTACCTCCTCACCCGCAGGGTTCTCAGACCGCTTTCGCAGATGACCGCCATAACCAGAGAAGTCGCCGCCGGCAATTTTTCCCTGCGTGCCGAGATCACCACCAGCGACGAAGTGGGTCAGCTCGGCGTAGCCTTCAACAATATGGCCGACAGACTCGGCAAGATCGAACAACTGCGAAAGGCCATGGTTGCCGATGTGGCCCATGAGCTGCGTACCCCCCTGACCAATCTGCGGGGATACCTTGAGGCATTGAACGACGGCATACTACCGCCCTCGCCTGAAACCCTGCAGATGCTGCAGCAGGAAAATCTCAGGCTGGTTCACCTCGTCGACAACCTGCAGCAACTTGCCCGCGCCGATGCGGCCAGGGCATACCTGAAACGCGAAGAGATTCTGCTGACGGGTCTCGTCAGCCAGATGACGGAACTGCACCTTCCCAACTTCCAGAAAAAAAATATCAGTATCAGCATCGCAGGAAGCGACGGAACCACTGTCTCAGCGGATCGTGACAAACTCCTGCAGGCTCTGCAGAATCTCCTGGATAACTGCTGTAAATACACACCGGCAAACGGCCGGGTGCAAATATCCATAAGCCGGGTGAAGGACGGCATAAAGGTCGATTTCTGCAATAGTGGTCCGGGCATTGCCCCGGCAGACCTGCCCTTTATCTTCGAACGCTTCTTCCGCGCCGACCGGTCGCGGTCCCGTGACGCCGGCGGCGCGGGGATAGGTCTTGCCATCACCAAAGAGCTGATCGAGGCCCACGGTGGTGCGGTTGGCGCCACAAGCAGCCATGACGAAACCCACATCTGGTTTACCCTTCCCGCCTGA
- a CDS encoding response regulator transcription factor, which produces MSTLSSPILIVEDDQNTSTLVATYLQREGFSTITAYDGEEALRQARLRKPGFVILDVMLPKIDGWEVCRQLRKFSEVPILMLTAREEEIDRVMGLSLGADDYVVKPFSPRELVERVKAILRRVQPPPAPEKSIIRHGRLVLDQEKHKVSLNGAPVNLTSSEYKLLQTIMSSPGRVFSRNELLERFYEHGETVIDRVIDVHIGKLRQKIEDDPANPKRIVTVRGFGYRFAEADEE; this is translated from the coding sequence ATGTCTACCCTCAGCAGCCCCATCCTCATCGTTGAAGACGATCAGAACACCTCAACCTTGGTGGCAACATATCTGCAACGCGAAGGTTTTTCCACCATTACCGCCTATGACGGTGAAGAGGCCCTGCGCCAGGCGCGCCTCCGAAAACCTGGTTTCGTTATTCTTGATGTAATGCTGCCGAAGATCGATGGCTGGGAGGTGTGCCGGCAGCTTCGCAAGTTTTCCGAGGTGCCGATTCTCATGCTGACCGCCCGCGAGGAAGAGATTGACCGGGTGATGGGGCTTTCTCTCGGGGCCGACGATTATGTGGTGAAACCCTTCAGCCCGCGCGAACTTGTGGAAAGGGTCAAGGCAATACTCCGCCGGGTGCAGCCGCCTCCGGCGCCGGAAAAATCAATTATCCGGCATGGCAGACTTGTCCTTGATCAGGAAAAGCACAAGGTGAGCCTTAACGGTGCCCCGGTAAACCTGACCTCTTCAGAATACAAACTGCTGCAGACCATCATGTCCTCGCCGGGACGCGTCTTTTCGCGAAACGAGTTGCTGGAGCGTTTTTACGAACACGGCGAGACGGTTATCGACCGGGTCATCGATGTCCACATCGGCAAGCTCCGGCAGAAGATCGAGGACGATCCCGCCAATCCGAAGCGGATTGTCACTGTCCGCGGGTTTGGCTATCGGTTCGCCGAAGCAGACGAGGAGTGA
- a CDS encoding thioesterase family protein → MKDTLQPGIEHTFTFSIDTTKLVPALFPEATELQVMPQVFATGFMVGLIEWTCIQAVNPHLDWPAEQTVGSHIDASHIAATPPGLDVTATVKLIEVDGRRLVFEFEAHDNFDLIARGKHERFVINKEKFDARLAKKTKGV, encoded by the coding sequence ATGAAAGACACTTTGCAACCGGGTATAGAGCACACTTTTACATTCAGCATCGATACCACCAAATTAGTCCCTGCCCTCTTTCCAGAAGCCACTGAACTCCAGGTTATGCCGCAGGTCTTTGCCACTGGATTCATGGTGGGTCTTATCGAGTGGACGTGTATCCAGGCGGTGAATCCGCATCTCGACTGGCCGGCGGAACAAACCGTGGGAAGTCATATCGATGCAAGCCACATTGCCGCCACACCTCCGGGCCTGGACGTAACCGCCACGGTCAAACTCATTGAGGTGGATGGCCGACGCCTGGTGTTTGAGTTTGAAGCGCACGACAACTTCGACCTTATCGCCCGTGGCAAACATGAGCGCTTCGTCATAAATAAGGAAAAGTTTGATGCCCGGCTGGCAAAAAAGACGAAGGGAGTATAA